The Chrysemys picta bellii isolate R12L10 chromosome 12, ASM1138683v2, whole genome shotgun sequence genome has a segment encoding these proteins:
- the LOC112061617 gene encoding antigen-presenting glycoprotein CD1d-like isoform X1 → MLLALLLLPWAWGALAASPPVPSASVTLRLLHIDVFHNASSTDMQGIALLGDLETHSMNCSTCEIRFLQPWAQQGLTPKQWQDLELLIHRSLFSFSRTVNTIAQHHGGGYPFVTQGSLRCDLHPNGTSRRFCDAGVNGEDFISFDADTGKWVARQGDKLALYAQDLLNQDKSTASVIQFLLRTCVNLIESFVQYGNESLERQERPVAVVFARAPPPAGTPAPVLLVCRVTGFYPQPVRVAWLQDGEEVGPGWWLNSSGILPNADLTYQLRSSLAVGPGAGHSYACRVQHSSLGGRSLLIPWGATRTLDQGSPVPEGAALAPAWGSAPLLGTWCDELGLFLLWSVNADRGVGLG, encoded by the exons atgctgctcgctctgctgctcctcccctgGGCATGGGGGGCCCTGGCCG cctcccctcctgtCCCCTCAGCGTCTGTCACCCTCCGGCTGCTCCACATCGACGTCTTCCACAACGCCAGCTCCACGGACATGCAGGGGATTGCCCTGCTGGGCGACCTGGAGACCCACTCCATGAACTGCAGCACCTGCGAGatccgcttcctgcagccctgggcccagcagggccTGACCCCGAAGCAGTGGCAGGACCTGGAGCTGCTGATCCATCGCTCCCTGTTCAGCTTCAGCCGGACTGTGAACACAATAGCCCAGCACCACGGAGGGGGCT ACCCCTTTGTTACCCAGGGCTCCCTCCGCTGCGACCTGCACCCCAACGGCACCTCGAGGCGATTCTGTGACGCCGGAGTGAACGGCGAGGACTTCATCAGCTTCGACGCGGACACAGGCAAATGGGTCGCTCGGCAGGGGGACAAGCTGGCGCTCTACGCCCAGGACCTTCTCAACCAGGATAAAAGCACAGCCAGCGTGATTCAGTTTCTCCTGAGAACGTGTGTCAATCTGATCGAGAGCTTTGTCCAGTACGGGAACGAGTCtctggagagacaag AGCGGCCGGTCGCCGTGGTGTTTGCCCGAGCACCTCCCCCAGCCGGGACCCCCGCGCCGGTACTGCTGGTTTGCCGGGTCACCGGTTTCTACCCCCAGCCCGTCCGCGTGGCCTGGCTGCAGgacggggaggaggtggggccgggcTGGTGGCTGAACTCCAGCGGGATCCTGCCCAACGCGGACCTGACCTACCAGCTGCGCAGCTCCCTGGCCGTGGGGCCGGGCGCCGGGCACAGCTACGCCTGCCGGGTGCagcacagcagcctggggggccGGAGCCTGCTGATCCCCTGGG GGGCTACCAGGACGTTAGACCAGGGCAGTCCAGTCCCTGAGGGGGCGGCACTGGCCCCAGCATGGGGATCGGCCCCTCTCCTGGGGAcatggtgtgacgaactgggcctgttcttactgtggtctgtgaatgctgacaggggagtggggctgggatag
- the LOC112061438 gene encoding antigen-presenting glycoprotein CD1d-like, producing the protein MSFGGVGASVDTPRVCRGQGRVLIPLPGIPLPRCPRSLTHSALIGSGLAAAGTELRKHRQREKLAEGCQPQRNREHIGILGPSSRCPDACQSPDPPSPAGMLLPLLLLPWAWGAQAASPPVPTASVTLRVLYIDVFHNASSTDAQGMALLGDLETHSMDCSTCEIRFLQPWAQQGLTPKQWQDLELLIHRYMSNFILKVNTIAQQQGMSYPFVTQGSLGCKLHPNGTSRGFYDTARNGEDFISFDADTSKWVARRGDKMALYTQDLLNRDKGTASVIQFLLRMCVSELKSFVQHGKESLERQERPVAVVFARAPPPAGTPAPLLLVCRVTGFYPRPVRVAWLQDGEEVAPGGRLNSSGILPNADLTYQLRSSLAVGPGAGHSYACRVQHSSLGGRSLLIPWEQSRPWGPGLVVGITLGVVAVAAMAVVLWRSRRRGYQDVRPGQSSP; encoded by the exons ATGTCCTTCGGGGGGGttggtgccagtgtggacacaccCAGAGTCTGCCGGGGACAGGGCCGGGTTCTGATCCCGCTGCCGGGGATCCCCCTCCCGCGctgcccccgctccctgactcACTCTGCCCTCATTGGCTCGGGGCTGGCAGCTGCGGGCACAGAGCTGAGGAAACACAGACAAAGAGagaagttggcagaggggtgTCAGCCGCAGAGGAACCGAGAACACATTGGGATCCTGGGCCCCTCGTCCCGCTGCCCTGACGCCTGCCAGAGTCCggatcccccttcccctgccgggatgctgctccctctgctgctcctcccctgGGCATGGGGGGCCCAGGCTG cctcccctcctgtccccacaGCGTCTGTCACCCTCCGGGTGCTCTACATTGACGTCTTCCACAACGCCAGCTCCACGGACGCACAGGGGATGGCCCTGCTGGGCGACCTGGAGACCCACTCCATGGACTGCAGCACCTGCGAGatccgcttcctgcagccctgggcccagcagggccTGACCCCGAAGCAGTGGCAGGACCTGGAGCTGCTGATCCACCGCTACATGTCCAACTTCATCCTTAAAGTGAACACAATAGCCCAGCAGCAGGGAATGAGCT ACCCCTTTGTTACCCAGGGCTCCCTCGGCTGCAAGCTGCACCCCAATGGCACCTCGAGGGGATTCTATGATACCGCACGGAACGGCGAGGACTTCATCAGCTTCGATGCGGACACAAGCAAATGGGTCGCTCGGCGGGGGGATAAGATGGCGCTCTACACCCAGGACCTTCTCAACCGGGATAAGGGCACAGCCAGCGTGATTCAGTTTCTCCTAAGAATGTGTGTCAGTGAGCTCAAGAGCTTTGTCCAGCATGGGAAAGAGTCTCTGGAGAGGCAAG AGCGGCCGGTCGCCGTGGTGTTTGCCCGAGCGCCTCCCCCAGCCGGGACCCCCGCGCCGTTACTGCTGGTTTGCCGGGTCACCGGTTTCTACCCCCGGCCCGTCCGCGTGGCCTGGCTGCAGGACGGGGAGGAGGTGGCTCCAGGCGGGCGGCTGAACTCCAGCGGGATCCTGCCCAACGCGGACCTGACCTACCAGCTGCGCAGCTCCCTGGCCGTGGGGCCGGGCGCCGGGCACAGCTACGCCTGCCGGGTGCagcacagcagcctggggggccGGAGCCTGCTGATCCCCTGGG AGCAGAGCAGGCCCTGGGGCCCCGGCCTGGTCGTGGGCATCACCCTGGGGGTTGTGGCCGTAGCCGCCATGGCCGTGGTGCTGTGGCGAAGCAGACGCAG GGGCTACCAGGACGTTAGACCAGGGCAGTCCAGTCCCTGA
- the LOC112061617 gene encoding antigen-presenting glycoprotein CD1d-like isoform X2 produces MLLALLLLPWAWGALAASPPVPSASVTLRLLHIDVFHNASSTDMQGIALLGDLETHSMNCSTCEIRFLQPWAQQGLTPKQWQDLELLIHRSLFSFSRTVNTIAQHHGGGYPFVTQGSLRCDLHPNGTSRRFCDAGVNGEDFISFDADTGKWVARQGDKLALYAQDLLNQDKSTASVIQFLLRTCVNLIESFVQYGNESLERQERPVAVVFARAPPPAGTPAPVLLVCRVTGFYPQPVRVAWLQDGEEVGPGWWLNSSGILPNADLTYQLRSSLAVGPGAGHSYACRVQHSSLGGRSLLIPWEHSRPWGPGLAVGITLGVVAVAAVAVVLWRSRRRGYQDVRPGQSSP; encoded by the exons atgctgctcgctctgctgctcctcccctgGGCATGGGGGGCCCTGGCCG cctcccctcctgtCCCCTCAGCGTCTGTCACCCTCCGGCTGCTCCACATCGACGTCTTCCACAACGCCAGCTCCACGGACATGCAGGGGATTGCCCTGCTGGGCGACCTGGAGACCCACTCCATGAACTGCAGCACCTGCGAGatccgcttcctgcagccctgggcccagcagggccTGACCCCGAAGCAGTGGCAGGACCTGGAGCTGCTGATCCATCGCTCCCTGTTCAGCTTCAGCCGGACTGTGAACACAATAGCCCAGCACCACGGAGGGGGCT ACCCCTTTGTTACCCAGGGCTCCCTCCGCTGCGACCTGCACCCCAACGGCACCTCGAGGCGATTCTGTGACGCCGGAGTGAACGGCGAGGACTTCATCAGCTTCGACGCGGACACAGGCAAATGGGTCGCTCGGCAGGGGGACAAGCTGGCGCTCTACGCCCAGGACCTTCTCAACCAGGATAAAAGCACAGCCAGCGTGATTCAGTTTCTCCTGAGAACGTGTGTCAATCTGATCGAGAGCTTTGTCCAGTACGGGAACGAGTCtctggagagacaag AGCGGCCGGTCGCCGTGGTGTTTGCCCGAGCACCTCCCCCAGCCGGGACCCCCGCGCCGGTACTGCTGGTTTGCCGGGTCACCGGTTTCTACCCCCAGCCCGTCCGCGTGGCCTGGCTGCAGgacggggaggaggtggggccgggcTGGTGGCTGAACTCCAGCGGGATCCTGCCCAACGCGGACCTGACCTACCAGCTGCGCAGCTCCCTGGCCGTGGGGCCGGGCGCCGGGCACAGCTACGCCTGCCGGGTGCagcacagcagcctggggggccGGAGCCTGCTGATCCCCTGGG AGCACAGCAGGCCCTGGGGCCCCGGCCTGGCCGTGGGCATCACCCTGGGGGTTGTGGCCGTAGCCGCCGTGGCCGTGGTGCTGTGGCGGAGCAGACGCAG GGGCTACCAGGACGTTAGACCAGGGCAGTCCAGTCCCTGA